Proteins encoded by one window of Candidatus Eremiobacteraceae bacterium:
- a CDS encoding aldo/keto reductase yields the protein MKTRILGNAGPTVSAIGLGCMGMSEFYGATDDVESIATIHRSLELGCYFLDTADMYGPFKNERLVGKAIAGKRDKVFLATKFGNERSEAGEFIGINGKPDYVRAACDASLKRLGVDHIDLYYQHRVDRSVPIEETVGAMAELVDAGKVHHLGLSEASAATIRRAHAVHRITALQTEYSLFSRDVESEILPACRELGIGFVAYSPLGRGLLTGQISNTTVLDSDDFRARHPRFQDENLKRNLAVVGVLEEIAKGKGITASQLAIAWLLYQGEDIVPIPGTKRRKWLEQNWAAVDVVLSKAELERVDQASPAGAFAGQRYADMSNVNA from the coding sequence GTGAAGACTCGCATTCTAGGTAACGCTGGGCCGACGGTATCGGCCATAGGTTTGGGCTGCATGGGCATGTCGGAATTCTACGGTGCGACGGACGATGTCGAATCCATCGCCACGATTCACCGCTCGCTCGAACTGGGTTGTTATTTTCTCGATACCGCCGACATGTACGGACCGTTCAAGAACGAGCGGCTCGTCGGAAAGGCCATCGCAGGGAAGCGCGACAAGGTGTTTCTTGCGACCAAGTTCGGCAACGAACGTTCCGAAGCTGGAGAATTCATCGGCATCAACGGCAAGCCCGACTACGTGCGCGCGGCGTGCGACGCTTCACTGAAGCGTCTAGGCGTCGATCATATCGATCTCTATTACCAACACCGCGTGGACAGGTCCGTGCCGATCGAAGAGACGGTAGGTGCGATGGCGGAGCTCGTCGACGCCGGCAAAGTGCATCATCTCGGTCTGAGCGAGGCGTCGGCCGCGACGATTCGCCGCGCACATGCGGTCCACCGGATCACGGCGCTGCAAACCGAATATTCGTTGTTTTCGCGCGACGTCGAAAGCGAAATTCTGCCGGCTTGCCGCGAACTGGGTATCGGGTTTGTGGCCTATAGCCCGCTCGGCCGGGGCCTCTTGACCGGCCAGATCTCCAACACGACGGTGCTGGACAGCGACGACTTCCGCGCCCGCCATCCGCGGTTTCAAGACGAGAATCTGAAGCGCAATCTCGCGGTGGTCGGCGTGCTCGAGGAGATCGCCAAGGGAAAAGGCATCACCGCGAGTCAGCTCGCCATCGCGTGGCTTTTGTATCAAGGCGAAGACATCGTGCCGATCCCCGGCACGAAACGCAGGAAATGGCTCGAACAGAATTGGGCGGCTGTGGACGTCGTGCTGAGCAAGGCCGAACTCGAACGCGTCGACCAGGCGTCGCCGGCGGGCGCATTCGCCGGACAGCGCTACGCGGACATGAGCAACGTGAATGCGTGA
- a CDS encoding divalent metal cation transporter, producing MSGAGVAEHPNREEQLRAIDRGRVEAARSGGRPFSLFFLLAGPGILVMLGENDGPSMLSYATTGATFGIGFFIPFIILTFLMAFTVQEMTVRLGIATRRGHAELIFDRFGPFWGYFSMLDLAAGNVLTLITEFIAIRAGAAFFGIPAQFAVSAGVAFVIIAISMRRYFTWERAAMALAAFNLLFVPAALLAHPDWAGLAHALGTWSPLPGGVSASFMTLLLADVGATVTPWMIFFQQSAVVDKGMGRNDIPQGRFDTLFGATIAATAAIATVVAASALFVNHVSVISFSDGADFATALQPFIGHTGASLFALGIIEAGLVAAMTISASSAYALGEVLHTRHSLNANFRDGKAFYTCAIASVVFAAAIVLIPNAPLLAITLAVNVIATLLMAPALLFLLLLANDREIIGPLANNARSNWFGGAIVVAIALMGSAYGIISVFPNLIPK from the coding sequence ATGAGCGGCGCCGGCGTCGCCGAACATCCGAATCGCGAAGAGCAACTTCGCGCGATCGACCGCGGCCGCGTCGAAGCGGCACGGAGCGGTGGGCGGCCGTTTTCTCTCTTCTTCCTTTTGGCCGGTCCGGGCATCTTGGTCATGTTGGGCGAGAACGACGGTCCGAGCATGCTCTCGTACGCGACCACGGGCGCCACGTTCGGCATCGGCTTTTTCATCCCGTTCATCATCCTCACGTTCTTGATGGCGTTCACCGTCCAGGAGATGACCGTGCGCCTCGGGATCGCCACGCGCCGCGGCCACGCCGAATTGATCTTCGACCGGTTCGGCCCCTTTTGGGGTTACTTCTCGATGCTCGATCTCGCCGCAGGCAACGTCCTCACGCTGATCACGGAGTTCATCGCGATCCGAGCAGGCGCGGCTTTCTTCGGCATTCCGGCCCAGTTTGCGGTTTCGGCTGGCGTCGCGTTTGTGATCATCGCGATCAGCATGCGGCGCTATTTCACGTGGGAGCGCGCCGCCATGGCGCTTGCGGCGTTCAATCTTCTATTCGTGCCGGCCGCTCTTCTGGCACATCCGGATTGGGCGGGGCTGGCCCACGCGCTCGGCACCTGGAGTCCGTTGCCCGGCGGCGTGTCGGCCTCATTCATGACGCTCCTGCTAGCAGACGTCGGCGCCACCGTCACGCCGTGGATGATCTTCTTCCAACAAAGCGCCGTCGTCGATAAAGGGATGGGGCGGAACGATATCCCGCAAGGCCGGTTCGACACACTGTTCGGCGCGACGATCGCGGCCACGGCGGCCATCGCCACAGTGGTCGCCGCTTCGGCGCTATTCGTGAATCACGTCAGCGTGATTTCGTTTTCCGACGGCGCGGATTTCGCAACGGCGCTGCAGCCGTTCATCGGCCACACGGGTGCATCGCTGTTCGCACTTGGCATCATCGAGGCCGGCCTCGTCGCCGCGATGACGATTTCGGCTAGCTCCGCCTACGCGCTTGGCGAGGTGCTGCACACAAGACACAGCCTGAACGCCAATTTCCGCGATGGAAAGGCGTTCTACACCTGTGCGATCGCATCGGTGGTGTTCGCCGCGGCGATCGTCCTGATCCCGAATGCGCCGCTGCTCGCCATCACATTGGCGGTAAACGTCATCGCAACGTTGCTCATGGCGCCGGCTCTGCTGTTCCTGTTGCTCTTAGCAAACGACCGCGAGATCATCGGTCCGCTTGCGAACAATGCGCGGAGCAATTGGTTCGGGGGCGCGATCGTGGTGGCGATCGCCCTCATGGGATCGGCATACGGGATCATCTCCGTTTTTCCAAATCTCATTCCGAAGTGA
- a CDS encoding metal-dependent transcriptional regulator: protein MVNNQADRSRQRAHEDYVKGIYQLAGNAPVRAVDLARYLHVSRPSVTKLRRSLESSGLVQTSKGRTDRISLTSKGTDLAARILRRHRLIETFLHKILKVPLERVHADAERIEHTISDDIAARLSKFLGNPSADPHGHPIPSPAVKPAAKSLTCLADTRAGDLVVVKTLDDRDEAAVKYLSARSILPGMRALIEGNVRGVVRLRVGRTSVRIAKAAAERVWCVAAQGGAR, encoded by the coding sequence ATGGTTAACAACCAGGCCGACCGCTCCCGGCAGCGTGCGCACGAAGACTATGTGAAGGGCATCTATCAGTTGGCCGGCAACGCGCCCGTGCGCGCCGTGGATCTCGCCAGATACTTGCACGTCTCGCGGCCATCGGTCACAAAGCTGCGCCGCAGCCTAGAATCGTCAGGGCTCGTGCAGACATCGAAGGGCCGCACGGACCGGATTTCGCTCACTTCAAAGGGCACCGACCTGGCCGCTCGCATCCTTCGCCGGCACCGGCTGATCGAGACGTTCTTGCATAAAATATTGAAGGTGCCGCTCGAGCGGGTGCACGCCGACGCAGAACGCATCGAACATACCATTTCCGACGACATCGCCGCTCGGCTTTCCAAATTCCTCGGCAATCCGTCGGCCGATCCGCACGGTCACCCCATCCCGTCGCCGGCAGTGAAGCCCGCCGCGAAGTCGCTGACCTGTCTCGCCGACACACGAGCCGGCGACCTCGTGGTCGTGAAGACACTCGACGATCGCGATGAAGCGGCCGTCAAGTACCTCTCGGCGCGCAGCATATTGCCGGGGATGCGGGCGCTGATCGAAGGCAACGTTCGGGGGGTTGTCCGGTTGCGCGTGGGCCGCACATCGGTTCGCATCGCAAAGGCTGCCGCGGAACGGGTCTGGTGCGTGGCGGCTCAAGGCGGCGCGCGATGA
- a CDS encoding SDR family oxidoreductase translates to MDLGIRGRVALVTGASSGIGEAVALALAEEGATIAVAARRRDRLEAVALEAKKRGASAAHAFEVDLDDPESITGMLMRVRETCGDIQILVANSGGPKPGTFLELKLDDWDAGYRGTLRSMLALVYAVVPAMTASGWGRIVALTSSSVKQPIPNIALSNVFRIALVSALKTLSGEVARGGVTVNSIATGRVLTDRLRHLYPDEKSIHKAAEADVPAGRVAMPSEFAPLVAFLCGEPARYVTGQTIAIDGGLIKALF, encoded by the coding sequence GTGGACTTAGGAATTCGCGGACGCGTGGCGCTCGTCACCGGCGCCAGTTCGGGGATCGGCGAGGCCGTCGCGCTTGCGCTCGCGGAGGAAGGCGCCACCATCGCGGTCGCCGCGCGCCGCCGCGACCGGTTGGAGGCAGTCGCGCTCGAGGCGAAAAAGCGCGGTGCGAGTGCAGCCCATGCGTTTGAGGTGGATCTCGACGATCCTGAAAGCATCACCGGCATGCTCATGCGAGTGCGTGAGACGTGCGGCGACATCCAGATCCTCGTCGCCAATAGTGGAGGTCCAAAACCCGGCACGTTCCTCGAACTGAAGTTGGATGATTGGGACGCCGGCTACCGCGGCACGCTGCGAAGCATGTTGGCATTGGTCTATGCTGTGGTGCCGGCCATGACGGCGAGCGGCTGGGGCCGCATCGTTGCGCTCACGTCATCGTCGGTCAAGCAGCCCATCCCCAACATCGCTCTTTCTAACGTCTTCCGCATCGCATTGGTGTCAGCGCTGAAGACGCTTTCGGGCGAAGTGGCTCGCGGCGGCGTCACCGTCAATTCCATCGCCACGGGTCGCGTGCTCACAGACCGGCTGCGTCATCTCTATCCGGATGAAAAATCGATTCATAAAGCGGCGGAAGCAGATGTTCCCGCGGGCCGAGTGGCGATGCCTTCGGAGTTTGCGCCGCTCGTCGCCTTTTTGTGCGGCGAGCCCGCCCGATACGTCACGGGCCAGACCATCGCAATCGACGGCGGTCTGATCAAAGCGCTGTTCTAG
- a CDS encoding polyphosphate kinase 2 family protein, whose translation MKYQSTLRAHPSRPVDLQSIDPGGTGGFPDKVRAGQKLERDIERLRGVQNTFTAAGRYALLVVFQGMDTAGKDSAVSHVMSGMNPQGVSVTSFKQPSPEELRHDYLWRCAKSMPERGRIGIFNRSYYEDVIVTRVHRELLGSALPKSHAGQATFWRHRYAEINDYERYLVRNGTHIVKFFLHISKEEQRKRLLARLDDREKQWKFSLGDVQQRAFWNDYRAAYEGMLGKTSSSWAPWYIVPSDHKWFTRVAVADILVSKMKSLHLQYPSLPKELKSKLRSLRAELAKP comes from the coding sequence ATGAAGTATCAAAGCACGTTGCGGGCGCATCCCTCGCGGCCGGTAGACCTTCAATCGATCGATCCGGGCGGCACAGGCGGCTTCCCCGACAAAGTAAGAGCCGGTCAAAAGCTCGAACGGGATATCGAGCGACTCCGCGGCGTGCAGAACACTTTCACCGCCGCTGGGCGCTACGCGCTGCTCGTCGTTTTTCAGGGGATGGACACTGCCGGAAAGGACAGCGCGGTAAGCCACGTGATGTCCGGCATGAACCCTCAAGGCGTGAGCGTGACGAGTTTCAAACAGCCATCGCCAGAAGAGCTCCGCCACGATTATCTTTGGCGCTGCGCGAAATCCATGCCCGAGCGGGGGCGCATCGGGATTTTCAACCGGTCGTACTACGAAGACGTCATCGTCACGCGGGTGCACCGCGAGTTGTTGGGAAGTGCGCTCCCAAAATCGCACGCCGGGCAGGCAACGTTCTGGCGGCACCGCTACGCCGAGATAAACGACTACGAGCGCTACCTCGTCAGGAACGGCACGCACATCGTGAAGTTCTTCTTACATATCTCGAAAGAAGAGCAGCGAAAGCGATTGCTCGCGCGCCTCGACGACCGGGAAAAGCAGTGGAAGTTCTCGCTCGGAGACGTGCAGCAACGCGCGTTCTGGAACGATTACCGCGCCGCGTACGAAGGGATGTTGGGCAAGACGAGCTCGTCCTGGGCTCCGTGGTATATCGTTCCGTCCGACCATAAATGGTTCACGCGCGTGGCGGTCGCCGACATCCTCGTGAGCAAGATGAAATCATTGCACCTGCAATACCCGAGCCTGCCGAAGGAGTTGAAGTCGAAGCTACGCAGCCTGCGGGCGGAGCTGGCGAAACCATAA
- a CDS encoding phosphoketolase family protein, with protein MLSTSATTGHGELSPEELQGIDAYWRAANYLSVGQIYLLDNPLLKQPLKPEHVKPRLLGHWGTTPGLNFLYAHLNRAIKKHDLDMIFIAGPGHGGPAVVANTYLEGVYSELYPGVGQDTKGMQVLFKQFSFPGGVPSHASPETPGSIHEGGELGYALTHAFGAVFDDPNLIAVAVVGDGEAETGALATSWHSNKFLNPVRDGAVLPVLHLNGYKIAGPTVLARISNDELMNLLSGYGYTPYIVEGHEPEPMHRKMAATLEIVLAEIRSIQSEARSKGFTKRRPWPMIVLRSPKGWTGPKIVDGKEVEGTFRAHQVPVSDVRANPEHLRILEEWMRSYRPAELFDDYGKLKAELAALAPAGERRMGANPHANGGLLLRDLVMPDFRDHAVQVAAPGGCRAEATRVLGTFLRDVMRLNADNFRVVGPDETSSNRLDALFDFTDRCSTAEIYPNDDHVAPDGRVMEVLSEHLCQGWLEGYLLTGRHGFFSCYEAFIHIISSMFNQHAKWLKVTRYIPWRRPIASLNYLLTSHVWRQDNNGFSHQDPGFIDHVVNKKADVVRVYLPPDANTLLSVADHCLRSRNYVNVIIAGKQSEWQWLDMTAAIQHCTEGIGIWDWASNDDGVEPDVVMACAGDVPTLETLAAVDFLDRHLPDLRIRVVNVVDLMTLQSQSEHPHGLPDHEFDSIFTKSAPIIFAFHGYPTLIHRLTYRRTNHSGIHVRGYKEEGSTTTPFDMAVRNEIDRFHLANDAIDRLPMFQDRAAHVQQLIRDKLVEHSIYVREFGEDMPEIRDWQWRAAQPRTT; from the coding sequence ATGCTATCGACGAGCGCCACGACCGGTCACGGCGAACTTTCGCCCGAAGAATTACAAGGCATCGACGCCTACTGGCGAGCGGCGAATTATCTCTCCGTCGGTCAGATTTATCTGCTCGACAATCCACTGCTGAAGCAGCCGCTCAAACCCGAGCACGTGAAGCCGAGGCTATTGGGGCACTGGGGTACCACGCCGGGCTTGAACTTTCTCTACGCGCACTTGAACCGTGCGATCAAAAAGCATGATCTCGACATGATCTTCATCGCAGGGCCCGGGCACGGCGGGCCGGCGGTCGTCGCGAACACGTACCTGGAGGGAGTATACAGCGAACTTTACCCAGGGGTCGGGCAAGACACCAAAGGCATGCAAGTTCTGTTCAAGCAGTTCTCATTTCCGGGCGGCGTCCCCAGCCACGCTTCGCCGGAAACGCCGGGTTCTATACATGAAGGCGGAGAGCTTGGGTACGCTCTCACGCATGCGTTTGGAGCAGTGTTCGACGATCCAAACCTCATCGCCGTCGCGGTCGTCGGTGACGGCGAAGCCGAAACCGGTGCGCTCGCCACGAGTTGGCACTCCAATAAGTTCCTCAACCCTGTTCGCGACGGTGCGGTTTTGCCGGTATTGCATCTGAACGGCTACAAGATCGCAGGCCCGACCGTCCTCGCGCGGATCTCCAACGATGAGCTTATGAACCTGCTCTCCGGATATGGATACACGCCCTATATAGTAGAAGGACACGAACCGGAGCCGATGCATCGCAAGATGGCGGCGACGCTCGAAATCGTACTCGCGGAAATCCGGTCGATTCAAAGCGAGGCGCGATCCAAGGGATTCACAAAGCGGCGCCCATGGCCGATGATCGTGTTGCGGTCACCCAAAGGATGGACCGGTCCAAAGATTGTGGACGGGAAGGAAGTAGAGGGGACTTTTCGCGCGCACCAAGTTCCGGTGAGCGACGTGCGGGCCAATCCGGAACATCTTCGGATACTAGAAGAATGGATGCGAAGCTATCGTCCGGCCGAGCTTTTCGACGACTACGGAAAGTTGAAGGCGGAACTGGCTGCGCTCGCTCCTGCCGGCGAGCGCAGAATGGGCGCAAATCCTCATGCAAACGGCGGGCTCCTGCTCCGCGATCTCGTGATGCCCGATTTTCGCGATCACGCCGTGCAAGTGGCGGCTCCCGGCGGGTGTCGCGCCGAGGCCACTCGTGTCTTGGGCACGTTCTTGCGCGACGTCATGCGCCTCAATGCGGATAACTTTCGCGTGGTCGGACCCGACGAGACGAGCTCTAATCGGCTCGACGCGCTGTTCGATTTCACAGACCGGTGCTCCACAGCCGAGATCTACCCGAATGACGACCATGTCGCGCCCGACGGCCGGGTGATGGAAGTGTTGAGCGAGCATCTTTGCCAGGGATGGCTCGAAGGATATCTCTTGACCGGCCGCCACGGATTCTTTTCGTGCTACGAGGCTTTCATCCACATCATCAGTTCGATGTTCAATCAACACGCGAAGTGGCTCAAGGTCACGCGGTACATTCCGTGGCGCCGGCCCATCGCATCGCTCAACTATCTGCTCACATCGCACGTTTGGCGCCAGGACAACAACGGATTCAGTCATCAGGATCCCGGATTCATCGACCACGTCGTCAACAAGAAGGCCGACGTGGTTCGCGTCTACCTTCCTCCGGATGCCAACACGCTGCTCTCGGTCGCGGATCATTGCCTTCGAAGCCGGAACTACGTCAACGTCATCATTGCGGGCAAACAGTCGGAGTGGCAGTGGCTGGACATGACGGCGGCGATCCAACATTGCACGGAAGGCATCGGCATATGGGATTGGGCGAGCAACGATGACGGCGTGGAACCCGACGTGGTCATGGCCTGCGCCGGCGACGTTCCCACACTGGAAACGCTCGCCGCCGTGGATTTCCTTGACCGGCACTTGCCGGATTTGAGGATCCGCGTCGTCAACGTCGTGGACCTCATGACTCTGCAATCTCAGTCCGAACATCCCCACGGGCTGCCCGATCATGAGTTCGATTCCATATTCACAAAGAGCGCGCCGATCATCTTCGCTTTCCACGGATATCCCACACTCATCCACAGGCTGACGTATAGACGCACCAATCACTCGGGCATCCACGTTCGCGGGTATAAAGAAGAAGGCTCGACGACGACGCCCTTCGACATGGCCGTCCGCAACGAGATCGACCGCTTTCATCTGGCCAACGATGCGATCGATCGGCTGCCGATGTTTCAAGACCGCGCGGCTCACGTCCAACAGCTCATTCGCGACAAGCTCGTCGAGCATTCCATCTACGTCCGCGAATTCGGCGAGGACATGCCCGAGATCCGCGATTGGCAATGGCGTGCCGCGCAGCCAAGGACCACGTGA
- a CDS encoding type II CAAX endopeptidase family protein gives MNDAYSTATGPGDRFAKELRGFGPLGVVAIVVILASQTLAPLSAILVLLWVTLSRTPWAEIGYVRPRSWLVEATAGIALGVVLKFLLKIIVMPLLGADAINRTYHYIVGNPAAAISEILPLIIVGGFAEETVFRGYLFERFGKLIGKSIVAKSGTVLVTALFFASLHFYDQGFAGVEQAIFTGLVFGTVFSSTGRIWIVMCAHAAYDLTALAIIYWNLESEFAHLVFK, from the coding sequence ATGAACGACGCTTACTCAACGGCGACCGGCCCCGGCGATCGATTCGCCAAAGAGCTGCGCGGATTCGGGCCGCTCGGTGTCGTCGCGATCGTCGTCATCCTTGCGAGTCAAACGCTCGCGCCCCTCAGCGCCATTCTGGTGCTGCTCTGGGTCACGCTATCGCGCACGCCGTGGGCCGAAATCGGCTACGTACGTCCTCGAAGCTGGCTCGTCGAGGCTACCGCCGGCATTGCCCTCGGCGTTGTGCTCAAATTCCTACTCAAGATCATCGTCATGCCGCTTCTGGGCGCCGATGCCATCAATCGAACGTATCACTACATCGTGGGAAACCCCGCAGCCGCCATTTCGGAGATTCTGCCGTTGATCATCGTCGGGGGCTTTGCCGAAGAGACCGTGTTCCGCGGATATCTGTTCGAACGATTCGGCAAACTTATCGGCAAGAGCATCGTCGCAAAATCGGGCACCGTGCTCGTTACCGCGCTGTTCTTCGCGTCGCTCCACTTTTACGATCAAGGCTTCGCGGGCGTCGAACAGGCCATTTTCACCGGACTCGTCTTCGGAACGGTTTTTTCGTCAACCGGCCGGATCTGGATCGTGATGTGTGCGCACGCTGCGTACGATCTCACCGCGCTTGCGATCATTTATTGGAACCTCGAATCCGAGTTCGCTCACCTCGTGTTCAAGTAA
- a CDS encoding acetate/propionate family kinase, translating into MNILCLDGGSSSLKFAYYATEDITQRRLLRGAAEGLGQSSTTFWIEDADGARQGHTAQNAAVDFATVLARIFKTIASSDAGEPAAIGHRIVFGGPDHVSPALVKPELLDDLERFVPFDPMHLRSQLDLVHSVTSQAPNTPQVLCFDSAFHHDMPAVAQRIPLPRSVGPLIRRYGYHGLSYEYIMSVLGVGAGRRVLIAHLGSGASLAAVRDGHSLDTTMGFTPLGGLMMSTRPGDMDPGVLLYLVASGTSASDLTELLTEQSGLIGVSESSPNMEALLLRAADEPRAAEAIDLFVYQIVKHAGAMIAVLGGLDTVVFTGGIGEHAAKIRALVADGLSHFGIRLDPARNADDANVISHDDSAVAVRVIPTDESLMIARHVRSLLAKTGPK; encoded by the coding sequence GTGAACATTCTCTGCCTCGACGGCGGTTCGTCCTCGCTCAAGTTTGCGTATTACGCGACGGAAGATATAACGCAGCGCCGCCTGCTGCGTGGCGCCGCAGAAGGCCTGGGTCAATCCTCCACCACGTTTTGGATCGAGGACGCGGACGGGGCTCGCCAAGGCCACACCGCGCAGAACGCTGCCGTCGATTTCGCGACGGTGCTGGCGCGGATATTCAAGACGATCGCTTCATCGGATGCGGGAGAACCCGCGGCGATCGGACATCGAATCGTTTTTGGCGGCCCCGATCATGTGTCGCCGGCCCTCGTCAAACCGGAATTGTTGGACGACCTCGAGCGCTTCGTGCCGTTCGATCCTATGCATCTTCGATCGCAACTGGATCTCGTGCATTCAGTGACGTCGCAGGCTCCCAATACGCCACAAGTCTTATGTTTCGACTCCGCGTTTCATCATGATATGCCGGCGGTCGCCCAGCGCATCCCGCTGCCTCGATCCGTGGGGCCGCTAATCCGGCGATACGGTTACCATGGACTATCCTATGAATACATCATGTCCGTGCTTGGAGTAGGGGCCGGCCGGCGCGTGTTGATCGCGCATCTCGGAAGCGGAGCAAGTCTTGCGGCCGTTCGAGATGGCCATTCTCTGGACACGACGATGGGATTTACTCCGCTCGGCGGCTTGATGATGAGCACCCGGCCAGGCGATATGGATCCCGGGGTGCTGCTGTACCTCGTCGCATCCGGAACGTCGGCATCGGACCTCACTGAGTTGCTGACCGAGCAATCGGGATTGATTGGTGTCTCCGAATCGAGCCCGAACATGGAGGCGCTTTTGCTTCGTGCCGCAGATGAACCGCGGGCCGCTGAAGCGATCGATCTCTTTGTCTATCAGATCGTGAAGCATGCCGGGGCCATGATCGCTGTCCTGGGCGGGTTGGACACCGTGGTGTTCACCGGCGGCATCGGCGAGCACGCCGCAAAAATCCGAGCTCTTGTCGCCGACGGCCTTTCGCATTTTGGCATCCGACTGGATCCAGCGCGAAATGCGGACGACGCGAACGTCATCTCACACGACGACAGCGCAGTCGCCGTGCGAGTCATCCCGACAGACGAGAGCCTGATGATAGCTCGGCACGTACGTTCGCTGCTGGCGAAGACCGGCCCAAAATGA
- a CDS encoding S53 family serine peptidase → MTARGIARDAWRIHILSPAPGTNGEADVKFLAHVASLAAIVACTAMPAVAAPQSSVLVANAVHEPGIRDLGRANPQQTVTLLVSMRYRNDAQLDQFVDAVSNPRSPVYRHFLTNQQFNSYFSPTVRDYNRVASALVRAGFRVTPSANGTIIDATGPAAAVERYFNTEIHMVRQAGVPDVRYANSRPASMPAEIADAVESVIGFDSLRAATPDHFIGKNETDPDKLGGPIHGKAGGYSPFAIAQAYNYPVQHGFDGTGHAIGIAIDYDSSDADLNGFLAFFGETRTGQNFHVPVDGGQPYDPSGGSEESTLDTETVGTLDPGADLYVYNFGASFTFTEIGDGYNRAVSDNKVDVVSSSFGLCENNSPASFNTTVNHITKQGAAKGISFVASTGDFGRGGKCSDHTGQDVPAVLKFFTSVGGADPNIGNMGKLKSELEDRGSGGGPSDIFAIPSYQVGVPGMFSTTKRNIPDVSGPYEPDAFFFAGRWGTIGGTSWAAPATSAFLAEANQVAGSRAGFANPAIYAAFKVSGYDLFHDVTTGNNGIACSTGYDDCSGIGTLKAFALAKAL, encoded by the coding sequence ATGACGGCTCGTGGAATTGCGCGCGATGCTTGGCGCATCCACATACTTTCGCCGGCGCCGGGCACGAATGGAGAAGCAGACGTGAAATTTCTCGCCCATGTCGCATCCCTTGCGGCGATCGTCGCCTGCACGGCCATGCCCGCCGTCGCGGCGCCGCAATCGTCCGTCCTTGTCGCCAACGCCGTTCACGAGCCCGGCATCCGCGATCTCGGACGCGCCAACCCGCAACAGACAGTTACCTTATTGGTGTCGATGCGCTATCGCAACGACGCGCAACTCGATCAATTCGTCGATGCCGTCAGCAATCCGCGCTCTCCCGTGTATCGTCACTTCCTAACGAACCAACAATTCAATTCCTATTTCTCACCGACGGTGCGCGACTATAACCGCGTCGCAAGCGCGCTCGTCCGCGCGGGATTCCGCGTCACGCCTTCTGCAAACGGCACCATCATCGACGCGACCGGACCCGCGGCGGCGGTCGAACGCTACTTCAACACTGAGATCCACATGGTGCGCCAGGCCGGCGTTCCCGACGTGCGTTATGCGAATTCGCGGCCGGCGAGCATGCCCGCCGAGATCGCGGACGCCGTGGAAAGCGTTATCGGCTTTGACAGCCTGCGCGCCGCAACGCCCGACCATTTCATCGGCAAGAACGAAACCGACCCGGACAAACTAGGCGGCCCGATCCACGGCAAGGCGGGCGGCTACAGTCCGTTTGCGATCGCGCAGGCGTACAACTATCCCGTCCAGCATGGGTTCGACGGCACCGGCCACGCGATCGGCATTGCTATTGACTACGATAGTTCAGACGCCGATCTCAATGGCTTCTTGGCGTTCTTCGGGGAAACGCGGACCGGACAGAACTTTCACGTTCCGGTGGATGGCGGCCAACCCTACGATCCATCCGGCGGCAGTGAGGAGTCCACGCTCGACACCGAGACGGTGGGCACGCTCGATCCCGGCGCCGACCTGTATGTCTACAACTTCGGCGCGTCGTTCACGTTCACGGAGATCGGCGACGGCTACAACCGCGCGGTCTCCGACAACAAGGTCGACGTCGTGAGCTCAAGCTTTGGCTTGTGTGAGAACAATTCGCCGGCCAGCTTCAACACGACCGTGAACCATATCACGAAGCAAGGCGCCGCCAAGGGCATCAGCTTTGTGGCGAGCACCGGCGACTTCGGCCGTGGCGGCAAATGCTCCGACCACACCGGTCAAGACGTCCCCGCGGTGCTGAAGTTCTTCACCTCGGTGGGCGGCGCTGACCCGAACATCGGCAACATGGGCAAACTCAAGAGCGAGCTCGAGGACCGTGGTTCCGGCGGCGGACCCTCGGACATCTTCGCGATTCCGAGCTATCAAGTGGGCGTGCCCGGAATGTTCTCGACGACAAAGCGCAACATCCCCGACGTGTCCGGGCCGTACGAACCGGATGCGTTCTTCTTCGCCGGCCGTTGGGGCACCATCGGCGGCACTTCGTGGGCCGCGCCGGCTACCTCGGCGTTTCTCGCGGAAGCCAACCAGGTCGCGGGCTCGCGGGCCGGCTTTGCCAACCCCGCGATCTATGCGGCGTTCAAGGTTTCGGGCTACGATCTATTCCACGACGTGACCACCGGCAATAACGGCATCGCCTGTTCGACAGGCTACGACGACTGCAGCGGCATCGGCACGCTGAAGGCCTTCGCTCTCGCGAAAGCCCTCTAG